The Vitis vinifera cultivar Pinot Noir 40024 chromosome 18, ASM3070453v1 region GATTCAAGATCATCATTTCAGACATATGGTCGTTCactaaaatcaataatttgttatttttttagttttagtaaCAGGTAATGTAATTTTTCAAGGAAAGATTTGATGCAACTTTTTGCCCAGCCATAGATTGGAATCTGCCAGTCTTAACTctcataagaaagaaaaatttccGTCCTCCTATGGATTATAGGAGAAGATTTTAACATGGAGTCCACTTGAGAGTTTCTAATACCCACTTGAGATTTTAACTCTCATAAAAAAGAAAGTGCAGAAAAGGCCAATTCCTTTGTCACTACTGAGGCCACCATTTCATGATACAGCCATAATAATGGATGTTTAAACAGTGTGATTAGACATAAGTTTGCCATTCATATATGGGAACATGTTGCTTGTCAATTATGAATAGTTTGTCATTCATATAAGTAGGACACACAAAATATGGTTTGTCATTCATATGAATAGTACCCTcttgaattaattgattaaatagACCTGCAAATATAGTGCAGAAAAGAAGCCATGGGATGAGAATAATAGagaaaatatgaacaaaacTTAGCTTCGGCTTTCGATGAGTCCAGgtaaaatcaatatcaatataACCTTGCAGGTGAATCATCATAGTGAAGTTTTTGGAATTTCAATGCATGAACATAAAGCCACTAAAAGGGCCCCTGATATTCAACCATTACCGGTTCAAGGATTGTATTCAGTCAGCGTATAATGAGGTGGATATTTTGATTATTAGGCGAATCTCAAGAAGTGATCTCAATGTTTGACCAGAGAGCCTTACACCATGGGTGTGATTTGTCAGACAACAATTCATTTCTGCTTCATGGTTGTGCCTTGAGGTAAGGCTTTAGAGGCATAAGCCTCAAAAGCCTCTTAAAATTGGTTGTACACTTCTTTGCATGATGAATGGAAGTTCCAAATTTTGATGACTTGGTGATGTTGGAGTAATTGTGTTGAAAGCAGTCAAACACAAACAATtattaaagaagataaaaatttggaagaattaaaattttattgtattctaccactctcttttttttttttcaaatgttacataatattttatttatagataCCCACACTTAATTAAAAATGacataattaaaagtaaattatcATTTAATTACAATGGATTCAATAGAACATGGTTGATATGCTCAATTTTTGTCCgtcaataaaatttgatttgagtGAATATAATTAGAGTAAAATAGTCTTTTTAACTATCACTTTTACAAtaaaaaagtgttttatttaaataaatatttaataaaattttaaaaatatttttgaaaaataattatagtattttctaagaaacatttgataaataattattataaaaatacttttaaaaacacttccttgAAAGTACTTCAAAGTTGGCCGAATGGTAAGTTATACATCAGGATCTTAATGATGGTCTAGGTAACCATCACcattgattgttttttaaaacacaacttccatttaaataatattttaaggcAAGTcctaattatcatattttacaagatattttttaaaattattgttttttttctttcaaaatcccAAGAGGGAGGTCACCAATATGAAAATAATGTGACCCATCTCTATACTTTCGTCTCCATTATTTGGACTACATCATAGTTTCCTTATTGACAACATGGTAGCCACGTTAAATACCTACAACTTTGAAAACAAGATCTCAAAACTATGCCTATTTGATTATAAGGCTTAATTATCATAGTTTATCATTTCCTAGCATAGTTCTTAGCATCTAAGTATTTGttatataagaatttttctcatttttcaacttgcattttgtttaaaaaaatttttagttgtttaaaatcattttgaaaatgtcaacTCATGATTATATACATTTTAGTTCTATAAGGACTAAAATCACTAAACGTCATGGTAATTCTATTTAAGGTAATTTGCTTTAAATGAGAATGTGTTTATATATAACTTATGATTTACGGTAATAATAGAGATCGAATTTAACAAGACATAAGTTTTGAATTAAATATTAGTATATTTATgtttccttcttatttttaatctaaaacaCATTAAATGTATGCTCTTGAATTCCTTCATGTTTTTGACATAATACGTATaatgataaatcaattattattatttaataatatggaGCTTTGACTTTTGACATTTAAGTAACATTGTCAATGAAAGcttcattatttttgtttcatggAAGAGCAAATGATGTGATTGAATTACACTTCAATTATGTTTGTTTCTTTGAAAATACtcgagaaaaataaatattaaagaaaataatttttttatatttgattttactataaaaaataatataattaaaattagtaataaatttaaatatttttaaattacttaatctttatataaaagagttaaataaataaaacgagtttaaaacataatatacaggtaatttattgactttaaatatttatctctctcttttttacttcactttttcttttcttctctttttcctctatcttctttcttttgtattttccttcATGCTTTTTGGAACCGAACATATTCacatatattcttgatttctaTTGGGTTTATGAAATTTGAGTAGACATAATTAATGGGTCagtctttattttcatttgacataattaaaatattctcTTTGATGAGATAATCTTAGATAAATTGTTATTTGATTGCAGCATATTCAATCGAATTCGATGGTCTAGCTATCATAAATCATACATGTGCACTATTTACAGTAAATGAACAGCCACAAACCATACATAGAGGAGATGAGGATTtcataataaattatacaataatTACAAAGGATATGATATTAACTTGCAGTAAATTGCAACATCAGCACTCTAATGCTAGATTAGAGGATGGGCAATGGGCTCAGAGTAATTAGACAAAGTAAGTCTGATTATTATTAACTTTCCTAATCTTTCGTGGGCCTTTTGGGTGCTTTATGTGCAAAAggtgaaaaagagaaaagactATAACTAAATTGCCAATCCATCACTGACGTTATAGATTGATGAACAATACCAAAGAGGGTGTTACgaaataatgagaataaataataagaaaaatagaataagaaCACATAGATATTTATGGAAAACTCTAGATGAGAAAAATCATGAAAAGACGAGAAGAAGATTCATTATGTCAAAAATTGGTACAAAGTGAGAGAGTTGAAAGCGACTACAACAAAAGTATAATCATTGTAACCCTAAAActatacattatatatatatatatgcaagaGTTGAGAACAACTATGGGATGAGGTCTATCGACCCAATCCCTTCACTACCCccataaatttatcaaaaaatctcataattttaaCTTTACTACATATATTGCATCGTGAGCTTTTCGAATcgaataaaaaagaatttggaATCATCAAACATTAACAAAGGGAGTGAGATCACAACTTTggaaggatttttttaaaaaaaaatgtagactTGAATGGTAAATAGTAAAGTGTGTTTGAGAGTGACACTTGAAagtattttcaatgtttttaatatttgaaaaacaaaaatttttaaaatataaaaatattaaaaacattttctaaaatcaatatcaaaaaCCATTTTATAAAATCAGTATCAAACTATCAAacataatttgaatttaaataaagACAAGAACAACATTGACTCTTAACTCACCAAACCAGTCCCAGTTCACTtattgaatgaaaagaaaataattaaaaataaataacagcATCCATTCTACCATGTTATGACGAGTAAAAGACAATGGAGATTTTAACTTCGTTGCCTTAAAAGTCGTGCCCCCTTTCATGagtatatataataaaatatattcgtTTGCATCTCTTGATAGcaaataatttgataattttttagaattaattaatgaagataattttttgataattaacAGACAATTATGtcaatattttgacattataTTCAATTCACCAAATAAGATTATTTTTCACCCAACAATAATTTAtgtagaataataaataaattaaattagcatttgattaaaaattggttttgaCTTTTGTGAAACCCCACAGTCGCTCACTGCTAAAGGGTTACAGCTAATCAAAGATAAATGAGAGAGAAGAACGGGACATCGGACATCCTCACCACCATCGTCTCGGCATCAAAGaccctctttcttcttcttccaaattCTGTTCTTGTAATTTTGTTACAATCCAACCATGGATTCCACTAGCAATTCTATgagaccctcttcttcttcttcttcttcttcttcttcttcttcttctaattcTAAATGGAGGTACGATGTGTTCTTGAGTTTCAGAGGCGAAGATACCCGCGACAGCTTTACTTCTCATCTCTACTCGGCTTTGGATCGTGGCATCATTAAAACCTTTAGAGACGATAAAGAACTTCGAAAGGGAGGAGAGATTGCACCCGAACTCTTAAAAGCTATTGAAGAATCAAGGATAGCCATTCTTGTCTTCTCGAAAACCTATGCTCATTCCAAGTGGTGTTTGCTGGAGTGCCAGGAAGAAAAGGGACGAAAAGTTTTTCCTATCTTCTATCATGTAGAGCCGTCTGAAGTAAGGAAACAGACTGGGATTTATGGAGAAGCATTTAACAATCACGAGAGCAATGCAGacgaggagaagaagaagaagatagagaAGTGGAGGACTGCCTTATGGAAAGTCGGTAATTTGAGTGGATTTCCTCTGCAGGATGGGTAAATCCCTACATCGCTTTTTCTATTTCCAATTTTCTGTCagtttattttcattcttgttaataaatgaaatatcTATGATTACATATATCAatcaaaatccatttttaagTAGTAGCCATTAATATGTTTGATTACTTCGAAGTAATAAGAaagagttataaaaaaaaaaatgattttctcatgtttaatttattattaaaaaatatgaaagaaaaaaaaattaaaattaaaatacaaaggaaaaaatcagtgatttaaaaattttggactggCATTGAACCGGTTTTCATAGAACCGCTCAATATGTGGGTTGACCAAAACACTCTTGGGCTTTGTCTGCTGCATTGGGCCTATGATCTTCCCATCCACCAGCCAGCCCATAGGCAGCCCATTGAACAACTTGTCCATTCCTTCAGGTGTAGGTTATTTGCATTGTGAGGATTTGAACTTGGATGTTTACAAAAGAAAGATGCCAACCATTATGTTGTACAACTTCTTTGATAGGTATAGgtaacaatattttatattaatactatttgtaaatttttataatataaaacatttaaacaaatataaatatttatattcatgtttatttttataataattattaacaataaatatgaaaataaattaattaatataatatctttaaaattttaaaataataaaatgta contains the following coding sequences:
- the LOC132253163 gene encoding disease resistance protein RUN1-like, producing the protein MDSTSNSMRPSSSSSSSSSSSSSNSKWRYDVFLSFRGEDTRDSFTSHLYSALDRGIIKTFRDDKELRKGGEIAPELLKAIEESRIAILVFSKTYAHSKWCLLECQEEKGRKVFPIFYHVEPSEVRKQTGIYGEAFNNHESNADEEKKKKIEKWRTALWKVGNLSGFPLQDGGQKTLRGYF